In Bacillus thuringiensis, the DNA window AAGACAAGAAATGACGACGATACTCACAAGCTTCAAATACAAAATACTTACTATTTTCTACCCCATGCCCTGTTCCATCTCCAATAAGGTAAGATGTAGGGTGTGCACCTTGCATTACATGGGCTAACAAACCAGTTGTTGATGTTTTTCCATGTGCACCAGTTACAGCAACACTTGTGTATTGGTTCATAAGGTCACCTAAGAAGTGATGGTAACGATGTACCGGGATGTTTAATTCTTTTGCTGCTACGATTTCTTCATGCGTATCAGGAAACGCATTTCCTGCAATAATCACTTGTCCTTCTTTTACATTATTTTTATCAAAAGGAAGGATCGAGATATTACGCTTTTCCAACGCTGTTTGTGTAAAGAAACGCTTTTCATAATCAGACCCTTGAACAGTATGCTTCATGTCATGAAGAATTTGAGCTAATGAACTCATTCCTGTTCCTTTAATTCCTACAAAATGGTAAACTGTCATCTTAAAGAACCTCCAACATTTCGAACTAATACAACGGCCTATCTATAAGACAGTATATGAATCTTTTCTTATTTTGGTAATCATCATACATTTTTGATGTAGTGAAGTTTTTCTTTCCCTTCACTTATCAGGATAAACTCGTACGTACTTCTTTTTATGTCCATAACAAATCCATTATAGCAAAAAAGAAGCCGCTATACTATGATAACAGAAAAACTGATAGGGTCAATCACCTATCAGTTTTTCTCTCTTTTACATATCTTCTCTTTTTTCTAATTGAACACGCTCTAAACGTGGGTTTGGACGATATTTACGACCAGCTTTCGCTTCTGGTTTTCCATTTAATTCTACGTTATCACCAGTAAAGCCAATATTCATTTTTAATAAACTACTTCCTACTCCGTATATATCAACAGGTACGTTTTGAGCTTCAAATTCACGAATACGCTTCTCATCAAATCCACCAGTTACAACGATGTCTACATGCTGGAATCCTTCTTCATCAAGTGCTTTACGAAGTGCGAATACAAGCGATGGGTTTACACCACGTGGATCGAATGTTCCAAGTACTTCTGGGTGGCGAATGAAGTATTGATCAATCATCGTGCGCGACGTATCTACACGTACACCTTTTAATGTTGATCCAAATTCACGCGCTACGCGAAGTGCATCTGTAATGACATCATTGTTGTAATCAATTAATACAACTAATTCATCTTCTGGGAATTTCTTATGATATGCTTTTGCCGCTTCCACAACATCACCATTAAACATTTGAATTAATGCGTGAGGCATTGTCCCCATACCACTCTTGCCCCACCATTCATTCATCGCATGCGTCGCTTGTGCGCTCATACCTCCGATGTATGCTGCATAACCGTCACCAGCTTGTTGTGTATAATGATCGTCACGATCTCCCATGAAAATAACTGGTTTTTCTTTATCTACGCTACGTGCAGCTTGGACAACGTTATATACGTTTGTCGCAACTGATGTACGACGTGCTAAAATTCCATCAATGACACCTTCTAAAAAACCAAAATTTTCATAAGGACCATGAATTGTTAACACTGTTTCAAACGGACTAATATTATCGCCATCTTTTAAAGAGTTAATTTCAAGTTCCTCAGGATTTTTGGCGAATGTTTGTAGCAACGCAATCACTTCATCTGTTCCGCAAAGAACTGCATTTTCCTTTTGGAAAAATTGCATCGTCACAACACTTTTCGGGCGAAATTCTTCAATGATTTCTCTAGTCTTTAAAAAGTAAACGGCAGAGAACCATCCTTCTCCAACACGTTCGTCAAATTTAAATGTTCTATTTGTTAGTCTATTTATTTCACCTTTTAATTTTAATTCAATTTCTTTCATGTCGCTTTACTCCCTACTTTACTATCCAACATTTTCTATTAGTATACAGCAAAACCGTTTACTATACATTTGTTTCCTGCATAGCAGCGAATTCATCCTCAGAAATAAGGACATCTCTCGGCTTCGTTCCTCTTCCTTCAGAAATAATCCCTTGCGATTCCATCTCTTCAATGAGACGTGCCGCGCGATTATAACCGATGCGGAATTTTCGCTGTACAGAAGATGTGGACGCTCCCCCTTGTTCTACAACAAATTGACATGCATCAAAGAACAATTCGTCTTCCGACTCAGCTTGTTCTGTTTTCGCTAATAAATCCTCTTGCTTAAATAAGTAATTCGGCTTCATTTGCTTTCTCACATGATCAACTGTTTTCTCAATCTCATCATCCGATACATATACACCTTGTACACGAACTGGTTTAGACGTACCGTTTCCTAAAAATAGCATATCACCACGGCCAAGTAATTTCTCCGCGCCCCCAATATCAATAATCGTACGCGAATCAACTTGAGATGATACAGTAAACGCAATACGCGTTGGAATGTTTGACTTAATTAAACCTGTAATAACATCTACAGACGGACGCTGCGTTGCTACTAATAAATGAATACCACAAGCACGTGCTTTTTGCGCAATACGACAAATCGCTTCCTCCACATCACCAGGTGCTACCATCATTAAATCGGCTAACTCGTCAATGACAATAACGATATAAGGTAATGTCTCTCCTGGAATTTCTCGCCCACTTACAATCGTATTGTAACGAGTTAAATCACGAGCACCCGCGTGCGCAAACAATTCATAACGACGCTCCATTTCTTCAACTGCCCACTTTAATGCAGCTGTAGCAGCCTTTACATCCGTAATAACAGGTGCTACAAGATGTGGAACAGAATTGTATGGTGCAAGCTCAACCATCTTCGGATCAATTAACATTAACTTCACTTCATGCGGTTTTGCTTTATATAAAATGCTCGTTAAAATTGCGTTAATACACACACTTTTACCAGAACCTGTTGCACCCGCAATAAGTCCGTGTGGCATTTTTCGAATATCCGTTACAATTGGATCGCCTGAAATATCAAGCCCTAGCGCAACTGTAAGCGGTGATTCGCTCTTTGTAAACACAGGACTTCTTAAAATTTCACGAAGGAATACTGGCTTACTTTCTTTGTTTGGAACTTCGATTCCAATCGCACTCTTCCCCGGAATCGGCGCTTCAATACGAATATCTTTCGCAGCCAAACTCAGCTTAATATCATCACTTAAATTTGTAATTTTATTTACTTTCACACCTGGGTCTGGCTGTACTTCAAAACGAGTTACCGCTGGACCTTGCGATACGTTAATAACATGTGCACCAACGTGGAAATTATTAAACGTTGTATCTAATAATTCTTTCTGTTCATTCAACCATTCCGTATTATCTAACGCTGCTTGCTGTGGAATTGATAGCAATGTTAATGGCGGAATTGCATATGTCGGTGGTGTTTGCAATACATTTCGTATATCGTTCTCTCTTTGATTTACAACATATGCTTTCTCTTGTACTTCCGTACTTGAAATTGGCTTTTGTACTTGCTCTGCCACTACTTGTTGCATTGGCTTTTCTTCCACTTGTGGTTCTACCACTACTTGCTGCACTGGTTTTTCTTCCACTTGTGATTCTACCACTACTTGCTGCATTGGCTTTTCTTCCACTTGTGGCTCTACCACTACTTGCTGCATTGGTCTCTCTTCCACTTGTGGTTCTACCACTACTTGCTGCACTGGTTTTTCTTCCACTTGTGATTCTACCACTACTTGCTGCATTGGCTTTTCTTCCACTTGTGGCTCTACCACTACTTGCTGCATTGGCTTTTCTTCCACTTGTGGCTCTACCACTACTTGCTGCATTGGTCTCTCTTCCACTTGTGGTTCTACCACTACTTGCTGCACTGGTTTTTCTTCCACTTGTTGTACAGGCTTATTCTCTACTCGTTCACTCATAGAAGATTGCATTTCATTTGCTCTAGCCGCATGTCTTTCCATTAATCGCGTTCTGTCTTGTTTCAACATAACAACATTAAATGGGACATGACGCTTTTTCTCACGTTTTGGTTCTTCTTTTTGTACAGCTGGTTGCTCTTCTGCAACCGGTGTTTCCTCTACAACTCGTTGCTCTTCTGCAACTGGTGCTTCTTCTACAACTGGCGTTTCTTCTACAGTTCGTTGTTCTTCTGCAACTGGTGCTTCTTCTACAGTTCGTTGTTCTTCTGCAACTGGTGCTTCTTCTACAGT includes these proteins:
- a CDS encoding nicotinate phosphoribosyltransferase yields the protein MKEIELKLKGEINRLTNRTFKFDERVGEGWFSAVYFLKTREIIEEFRPKSVVTMQFFQKENAVLCGTDEVIALLQTFAKNPEELEINSLKDGDNISPFETVLTIHGPYENFGFLEGVIDGILARRTSVATNVYNVVQAARSVDKEKPVIFMGDRDDHYTQQAGDGYAAYIGGMSAQATHAMNEWWGKSGMGTMPHALIQMFNGDVVEAAKAYHKKFPEDELVVLIDYNNDVITDALRVAREFGSTLKGVRVDTSRTMIDQYFIRHPEVLGTFDPRGVNPSLVFALRKALDEEGFQHVDIVVTGGFDEKRIREFEAQNVPVDIYGVGSSLLKMNIGFTGDNVELNGKPEAKAGRKYRPNPRLERVQLEKREDM
- a CDS encoding DNA translocase FtsK, with protein sequence MLDWMKKLFNKEEEQTAINKEVPKQIESQPKIPRVNHYTEAREAQMASRNAGKCRFPLVPDNGFDEEDVIATGHFEEQPVQVVTYENQPTQRGVKVERSRRQYVEKVVSTYEEPEVQYEPEREPVVKKASAPSQESNRRPFRPTEMISPIYGYNRPSVEKKVEKQEEKKEREDLEISVEGKSVVDAWLEKKGYTLSDFSEGQATNSSSHEGVDQLGQQSKKEEKSVVDQWLEKNGYEIERQEPIVEAKEVVQEISAPQEVPTAELLHQTIAEHMEDAKQESDVVVRNILQAELVDSKVEQEDTTLSEEIKRNTEIEQPTIEVEKQAPEESVIVKTEEKLEETIIVEIPEEVEVIAETEALEEVEVIAETEALEEVEVIAETETLEEVEVVAETEALEEVEVIAETEALEEVEVVAETEAPEEVEVITETEALQEVEVIAETEALEEVEVVAETEAPEEVEVITETEALEEVEVVAETETLEEVEVVAETEELEEAEVIAETEELEEAEVIAETEELEEAEVIAETEELEEAEVIAETEALEEVEVVAETEELEEAEPVALEETQQEMLLNEQIKQKNEFIHVTEADEQMKKDVQSFANVLIAEEAPVAEEQRTVEEAPVAEEQRTVEEAPVAEEQRTVEETPVVEEAPVAEEQRVVEETPVAEEQPAVQKEEPKREKKRHVPFNVVMLKQDRTRLMERHAARANEMQSSMSERVENKPVQQVEEKPVQQVVVEPQVEERPMQQVVVEPQVEEKPMQQVVVEPQVEEKPMQQVVVESQVEEKPVQQVVVEPQVEERPMQQVVVEPQVEEKPMQQVVVESQVEEKPVQQVVVEPQVEEKPMQQVVAEQVQKPISSTEVQEKAYVVNQRENDIRNVLQTPPTYAIPPLTLLSIPQQAALDNTEWLNEQKELLDTTFNNFHVGAHVINVSQGPAVTRFEVQPDPGVKVNKITNLSDDIKLSLAAKDIRIEAPIPGKSAIGIEVPNKESKPVFLREILRSPVFTKSESPLTVALGLDISGDPIVTDIRKMPHGLIAGATGSGKSVCINAILTSILYKAKPHEVKLMLIDPKMVELAPYNSVPHLVAPVITDVKAATAALKWAVEEMERRYELFAHAGARDLTRYNTIVSGREIPGETLPYIVIVIDELADLMMVAPGDVEEAICRIAQKARACGIHLLVATQRPSVDVITGLIKSNIPTRIAFTVSSQVDSRTIIDIGGAEKLLGRGDMLFLGNGTSKPVRVQGVYVSDDEIEKTVDHVRKQMKPNYLFKQEDLLAKTEQAESEDELFFDACQFVVEQGGASTSSVQRKFRIGYNRAARLIEEMESQGIISEGRGTKPRDVLISEDEFAAMQETNV